In Clarias gariepinus isolate MV-2021 ecotype Netherlands chromosome 1, CGAR_prim_01v2, whole genome shotgun sequence, one DNA window encodes the following:
- the leap2 gene encoding liver-expressed antimicrobial peptide 2, whose protein sequence is MKEQSHFSRKAIAAWCLVFMVLIQQVTSSPVPEMKAASGSVQGVQRSLRRMARMTPLWRIMGTKPHGAYCQNNYECSTGICRKGHCSFSQPINS, encoded by the exons ATGAAGGAGCAAAGTCATTTCAGCAGAAAAGCTATTGCAGCCTGGTGCTTGGTGTTTATGGTGCTCATCCAACAG GTAACTTCCAGCCCTGTTCCAGAGATGAAAGCCGCATCAGGCTCTGTGCAGGGAGTTCAGAGGTCACTCAGGAGAATGGCCCGTATGACGCCCCTTTGGAGAATCATGGGTACTAAACCCCATGGGGCATACTGCCAGAATAACTATGAGTGTTCCACAGGAATATGCAG GAAAGGACACTGCTCCTTTAGCCAGCCTATAAATTCCTAA